One genomic region from Arthrobacter pigmenti encodes:
- the dnaA gene encoding chromosomal replication initiator protein DnaA, which translates to MSTDEINDVGSSWRKVIRTLEQDERISPRQRGFVVLAQAQGLIGTTLLVAVPNELTREVLQSQLKSPLNDALRDVFREEIQCAFVIDPDLTPVIEEEPEDNPEEIAQREQPPSPTPPSNSHEFGRLNPKYIFDTFVIGSSNRFAHAAAVAVAEAPAKAYNPLFIYGDSGLGKTHLLHAIGHYARHLYTGIRVRYVNSEEFTNDFINSIRDDEGTSFKQTYRNVDILLIDDIQFLSGKDRTQEEFFHTFNALHNHNKQVVITSDLPPKQLSGFEERMRSRFEWGLLTDIQPPELETRIAILRKKAISEGLSAPDEVLEYIASKISTNIRELEGALIRVTAFASLNRQAVDENLAEIVLKDLITDDGAQEITSSLIMAQTAEYFNITLDDLCSKSRTRTLVTARQIAMYLCRELTDMSLPKIGQELGGRDHTTVIHADRKIRELMAERRAIYNQVTELTNRIKHHRKD; encoded by the coding sequence GTGAGTACCGACGAGATCAACGATGTAGGCAGTTCCTGGCGCAAGGTCATCCGTACGCTCGAACAGGACGAGAGGATTTCCCCGCGTCAAAGGGGTTTTGTTGTACTTGCCCAGGCCCAGGGACTCATCGGGACAACACTGCTGGTAGCAGTGCCCAACGAGCTCACCCGCGAAGTTCTGCAGAGTCAGCTCAAGAGTCCACTGAATGACGCGCTACGCGATGTCTTCCGTGAAGAGATCCAGTGCGCCTTCGTCATCGACCCGGACCTCACGCCCGTCATTGAAGAGGAGCCCGAGGACAATCCGGAGGAGATTGCCCAGCGCGAACAGCCGCCGTCGCCCACTCCTCCCAGCAACTCACACGAGTTCGGAAGACTGAACCCCAAGTACATTTTCGACACCTTCGTCATAGGTTCCTCCAACCGCTTTGCCCATGCGGCCGCCGTCGCTGTCGCCGAGGCACCGGCCAAGGCATACAACCCGCTCTTTATCTACGGCGACTCCGGACTCGGCAAGACGCACCTCCTGCATGCCATCGGACACTATGCCAGGCACCTCTACACCGGCATACGGGTGCGATACGTCAATTCGGAAGAATTCACCAACGACTTCATCAACTCCATCCGGGATGACGAGGGCACCAGCTTCAAACAGACCTACCGCAACGTCGACATCCTGCTGATAGATGACATCCAGTTCCTCTCCGGCAAGGACCGTACCCAGGAAGAGTTCTTCCATACCTTCAACGCGTTGCACAACCACAACAAGCAAGTGGTCATTACCTCGGACCTCCCCCCAAAGCAGCTTTCCGGATTCGAGGAGCGGATGCGCTCCAGGTTTGAGTGGGGCCTGCTGACCGACATTCAGCCACCCGAGCTCGAAACGAGGATCGCGATCCTCCGAAAGAAAGCGATCAGTGAAGGCCTCAGTGCACCCGATGAAGTGCTTGAGTACATCGCTTCAAAGATCTCCACGAACATCCGCGAGCTCGAGGGAGCACTCATTAGGGTCACCGCGTTCGCGAGTCTCAACCGGCAGGCGGTAGATGAGAACCTCGCCGAAATTGTGCTGAAGGACCTTATTACCGACGACGGCGCCCAGGAGATCACGTCGTCGCTGATCATGGCGCAGACCGCCGAGTACTTCAACATCACCCTCGACGATCTCTGCAGCAAATCACGCACCCGCACCCTGGTGACCGCAAGGCAAATCGCGATGTACCTCTGCCGCGAGTTAACTGACATGTCGCTCCCGAAGATCGGTCAGGAACTCGGTGGACGCGACCACACGACCGTGATCCACGCCGATCGCAAGATCCGTGAGCTGATGGCGGAGCGGCGGGCCATCTACAACCAGGTGACTGAGCTGACCAACCGGATCAAGCACCACCGCAAGGATTGA
- the dnaN gene encoding DNA polymerase III subunit beta produces the protein MKFRVERDVLAEAVTWTARSLSPRPPVPVLSGLLIKAGTGSLSLASFDYEISARLEIPADVAEEGTILVSGRLLADICRSLPSAPVEVETDGSKVTLTCRNSRFNLATMPEAEYPELPSLPDVSGVVDGDAFAEAVSQVIIAASRDDTLPILTGVRMEIEEDLITFLATDRYRLALRELSWKPTNPGISTSALVKAKTLSEVAKTLGGSGDLQIALSENSELIGFESGGRRTTSLLVDGDYPKIRSLFPENTPIHATVETSLLVEAVRRVSLVAERNTPVRLAFSAGQVVLDAGTGEDAQASEAIEASLEGEDITVAFNPHYLSEGLSAFSSRFVRFSFTTPPKPAVISAQEEATGEDREDYRYLLMPVRLPNQ, from the coding sequence GTGAAATTCCGAGTCGAGCGCGATGTCCTGGCCGAAGCCGTAACCTGGACTGCGCGTTCACTGTCACCTCGTCCTCCTGTGCCGGTGCTATCCGGTCTCCTGATCAAGGCGGGCACCGGCTCGCTTAGCCTTGCCAGCTTCGACTATGAGATTTCAGCACGCCTGGAAATTCCGGCAGACGTTGCCGAAGAAGGCACCATCCTCGTGTCCGGGCGCCTCCTGGCGGATATTTGTCGAAGCCTGCCCTCGGCGCCGGTCGAGGTTGAAACAGACGGATCAAAAGTCACACTGACCTGCCGCAACAGCCGGTTCAACCTCGCCACAATGCCCGAGGCTGAATATCCGGAACTGCCGAGCCTTCCCGATGTCAGCGGTGTGGTCGACGGAGATGCCTTCGCGGAAGCTGTCTCACAGGTAATCATTGCTGCGAGCCGGGATGACACCCTTCCCATCCTCACCGGTGTCCGCATGGAGATTGAAGAGGATCTCATCACTTTCCTGGCTACCGACCGTTACCGGCTGGCATTGCGCGAACTCTCTTGGAAGCCAACTAACCCTGGCATCTCCACGAGCGCCCTCGTCAAGGCAAAAACGCTCAGTGAAGTTGCCAAGACACTCGGTGGCTCGGGAGACCTGCAGATTGCACTGTCCGAAAACAGTGAACTCATCGGCTTTGAGAGCGGCGGCCGACGCACCACCTCGCTGCTGGTTGACGGGGACTACCCGAAGATCCGTTCACTCTTCCCTGAGAACACACCGATTCACGCCACTGTTGAGACCAGCTTGCTGGTGGAGGCAGTTCGCCGTGTTTCGTTGGTCGCCGAGCGTAATACGCCGGTGCGGCTTGCCTTCAGTGCCGGACAAGTAGTGCTCGATGCAGGAACGGGTGAAGATGCGCAGGCCTCTGAAGCCATCGAAGCCAGCCTCGAAGGTGAGGACATCACAGTCGCGTTCAACCCGCACTACCTCAGCGAGGGGTTGAGCGCCTTCAGCAGCCGTTTTGTTCGTTTCTCCTTCACCACACCTCCCAAGCCGGCCGTCATCTCCGCACAGGAGGAAGCTACCGGTGAGGACCGCGAGGATTACCGGTACCTGCTCATGCCGGTGAGGCTGCCCAACCAGTAG
- the gnd gene encoding phosphogluconate dehydrogenase (NAD(+)-dependent, decarboxylating) has product MHIGLVGLGKMGYNMRERLRLRGIEVTGFDRNPEVSDVATLDELIAQVPAPRVVWVMVPAGPVTAQVIEELGNKLSVGDLVIDGGNTKFSTDQEHSEILASKGISFLDCGVSGGVWGLENGYGLMVGGPEDDVERVMPVFDALRPDGNREESFVHVGESGAGHYAKMIHNGIEYGLMQAFAEGYELLEAKDIIKDVPGTFRAWQKGTVVRSWLLDLLVKALEEDPKLSNVGAYVEDSGEGRWTVEQAIANEVAAPAITAALFARFSSRQDEAPSLKMVAALRNQFGGHAVRPPRSS; this is encoded by the coding sequence ATGCACATCGGCCTAGTCGGACTCGGAAAAATGGGATACAACATGCGGGAACGGTTGCGTTTGCGCGGCATTGAGGTGACCGGTTTCGACCGCAATCCGGAAGTCTCCGACGTCGCAACCCTGGATGAGCTGATTGCACAGGTTCCGGCACCGCGGGTTGTCTGGGTGATGGTCCCCGCCGGTCCGGTTACTGCGCAGGTCATCGAGGAGCTCGGCAACAAGCTTTCCGTCGGTGATCTTGTGATCGACGGCGGCAACACCAAGTTCAGCACCGACCAGGAACACAGTGAGATCCTCGCGTCGAAGGGCATCTCCTTCCTCGATTGCGGGGTGTCCGGTGGAGTCTGGGGCCTCGAAAACGGATACGGACTCATGGTGGGAGGGCCGGAGGACGACGTCGAACGCGTCATGCCGGTCTTCGACGCGCTCCGCCCGGACGGCAACCGTGAGGAAAGTTTTGTTCACGTCGGTGAATCGGGCGCCGGGCATTACGCCAAAATGATTCATAATGGCATCGAGTACGGTCTCATGCAGGCCTTCGCGGAGGGGTATGAACTCCTCGAAGCGAAGGACATCATCAAGGATGTTCCAGGAACTTTCCGTGCCTGGCAGAAGGGTACTGTTGTGCGTTCCTGGCTGCTGGACCTGCTGGTGAAAGCCCTCGAGGAGGATCCGAAGCTCAGTAACGTCGGTGCATATGTGGAGGATTCCGGTGAGGGGCGCTGGACCGTTGAGCAAGCCATCGCCAACGAGGTCGCTGCGCCGGCGATCACCGCCGCGCTGTTCGCCCGATTCAGTTCGCGGCAGGATGAGGCTCCATCCCTGAAGATGGTTGCCGCGCTGCGTAACCAGTTCGGTGGACACGCGGTGCGTCCGCCGCGCAGTTCCTGA
- the recF gene encoding DNA replication/repair protein RecF (All proteins in this family for which functions are known are DNA-binding proteins that assist the filamentation of RecA onto DNA for the initiation of recombination or recombinational repair.) → MYVQHLSLTDFRSYSQLDVPLEPGVTVFMGPNGVGKTNIVEAIGYLASLSSHRVSSDKPLIAFDADRALVRGRLVRGTQATSVELEINGERANRARINRANPVRARDAAGILRTVLFAPEDLALVKGDPSNRRRFLDELMVQLVPHHAGIRADYERVLKQRNALLKSLRGGRLTAAHEATLEVWDQHLATVGSQLLHARLGVLTRLLPHIQKAYAELTDGSKNAQAAYRSSLAGPAAEDDGAPTLPEEDFAGLSIPELTERFLTAITENRRRETERGISLIGPHRDEVELMLGRALVKGYASHGETWSMALALRLGSYYLLSEDDPTPGSTPVLILDDVFAELDADRRNRLASIVAGAEQVLVTAAVGEDVPPALEGRQLVVVPGGFSEAQS, encoded by the coding sequence GTGTACGTTCAGCATCTTTCACTGACCGATTTCCGTAGCTACTCACAACTGGACGTCCCCCTGGAACCGGGTGTCACGGTGTTCATGGGACCGAATGGTGTGGGTAAGACCAACATCGTCGAGGCGATCGGCTACCTGGCATCGCTGTCTTCCCACCGGGTCAGTTCGGACAAACCGCTGATCGCCTTCGATGCTGATCGGGCCCTGGTCCGCGGGCGTCTCGTCCGAGGTACACAGGCCACCAGCGTCGAACTTGAAATCAATGGTGAGCGCGCCAACCGCGCGCGCATCAACCGCGCCAATCCAGTGCGGGCGAGGGATGCGGCCGGGATTCTTCGTACGGTCCTGTTTGCGCCCGAAGATCTGGCCCTCGTCAAAGGGGATCCGTCCAATCGGCGCCGATTCCTGGATGAGTTGATGGTGCAGCTGGTTCCGCATCACGCCGGCATCCGTGCTGACTACGAGCGTGTCCTGAAACAGCGCAATGCCCTGCTGAAATCTCTGCGTGGCGGCCGGTTGACCGCTGCGCACGAGGCAACGCTCGAAGTGTGGGATCAGCACCTCGCTACCGTCGGATCGCAACTCCTGCATGCCCGCCTCGGCGTCCTCACCCGCCTGCTGCCCCACATACAGAAGGCATATGCGGAGCTCACCGATGGTTCGAAGAACGCCCAGGCCGCGTACCGTTCGTCACTTGCCGGCCCCGCGGCAGAGGACGACGGCGCGCCCACCCTTCCCGAGGAAGACTTCGCCGGACTCAGCATCCCGGAACTGACGGAAAGGTTCCTCACGGCGATCACCGAGAACCGACGTCGTGAAACGGAACGCGGAATTTCGCTGATCGGGCCACATCGGGACGAGGTCGAACTGATGCTCGGCCGCGCCCTGGTGAAGGGCTACGCATCGCATGGAGAGACGTGGTCCATGGCTCTGGCATTGCGCCTTGGCTCCTATTACCTGCTTTCGGAGGATGATCCGACTCCCGGCTCCACCCCGGTGCTGATCCTCGATGACGTTTTTGCCGAGCTGGATGCTGACCGGCGGAACCGGCTCGCATCCATCGTTGCCGGCGCCGAGCAGGTGCTCGTCACAGCGGCGGTTGGCGAGGATGTGCCTCCGGCGCTGGAAGGCCGCCAGCTCGTCGTCGTTCCCGGAGGCTTCAGTGAAGCACAGTCCTGA
- a CDS encoding DUF721 domain-containing protein, with amino-acid sequence MKHSPEENQNDDGAPQQGGPGRDTLPEDAPRLLLNRLRDASLARGDARVPAARRRRTGQPSRRELPGESYAGRDPQGLGTVFGRLLSERGWNSPVAVGSVMARWAELVGPDIAAHCVPESFHETTVLVRCDSTAWATQLRLISSDLIRRFDHELGAGVVTAMTIVGPSAPSWRKGGRTVRGRGPRDTYG; translated from the coding sequence GTGAAGCACAGTCCTGAGGAGAACCAGAACGACGACGGCGCCCCCCAACAAGGTGGGCCAGGCAGGGACACTCTCCCCGAGGACGCGCCGCGCCTCCTGTTAAATCGTTTGAGGGATGCGTCGCTGGCGCGCGGCGATGCGCGCGTGCCTGCTGCGCGCCGTCGTCGTACCGGTCAGCCTTCCCGCCGGGAGTTGCCTGGGGAGTCCTATGCGGGGCGGGACCCGCAGGGGCTTGGAACTGTGTTTGGCAGGCTGTTGAGTGAGCGCGGATGGAATTCGCCGGTCGCCGTGGGATCAGTCATGGCGCGTTGGGCTGAGCTTGTGGGTCCGGATATTGCCGCGCACTGTGTTCCCGAGAGCTTCCATGAAACTACGGTCCTGGTGCGGTGTGATTCTACGGCCTGGGCTACTCAGCTTCGATTGATCAGTTCCGATTTGATCCGCCGGTTCGACCACGAATTGGGGGCCGGCGTCGTTACTGCGATGACAATCGTGGGGCCGTCGGCGCCGTCCTGGCGCAAGGGAGGCAGGACGGTTCGCGGACGCGGTCCGAGGGACACCTACGGATAG
- the gyrB gene encoding DNA topoisomerase (ATP-hydrolyzing) subunit B, which yields MANDNVAESAGTPEDGTGTPRGYGASDITVLEGLEAVRKRPGMYIGSTGPRGLHHLVYEVVDNSVDEALAGYCDHIRVTLLEDGGVRVIDNGRGIPVDMHPTEGKPTVEVVMTILHAGGKFGGGGYAVSGGLHGVGISVVNALSARVDTEIRRQGHVWRQSFEDGGKPVGQLQKGEETETTGTTQTFYPDSTIFESVEFDFETLRARFQQMAFLNKGLRISLVDERVPEVETEEITDTAHAEAEKSEENKHRHIEYLYENGLLDYVKHLNSSKRVDVIHEDVIAFETEDADKSIAVEMAMQWTTAYSESVHTYANTINTHEGGTHEEGFRAAMTSLINRYAREKNIIKEKDDNLTGDDIREGLTAVISVKLSEPQFEGQTKTKLGNSEAKGFVQRVVTDQLGDWLERNPGPARDVIRKSIQAAQARLAARKARESTRRKGLLESGGMPGKLKDCQSKDPSKSEIYIVEGDSAGGSAVRGRNPETQAILPLRGKILNVERARLDRALSNSEVQAMITAFGAGIGEDFDVEKARYHKIVLMADADVDGQHITTLLLTLLFRYMRPLIEHGYVYLAQPPLYRIKWSNAAHSYVYSDRERDETIKIGLANNQRLPKDNGIQRYKGLGEMDYTELWETTMDPDHRTLLQVTMDDAAAADQIFSVLMGEDVESRRNFIQQNAKDVRFLDI from the coding sequence GTGGCTAACGACAACGTAGCGGAATCTGCCGGAACGCCGGAAGACGGCACCGGCACACCCAGAGGTTACGGCGCGAGTGACATCACCGTCCTTGAAGGTCTGGAGGCGGTTCGTAAGCGGCCCGGTATGTACATCGGGTCAACCGGTCCGCGCGGCCTTCACCACCTGGTTTACGAGGTTGTGGATAACTCTGTGGATGAGGCACTTGCAGGGTACTGCGACCACATCCGGGTGACGCTGCTCGAGGATGGCGGAGTCCGGGTTATCGACAACGGGCGCGGCATTCCCGTCGACATGCACCCCACGGAGGGTAAGCCCACCGTGGAAGTGGTCATGACCATCCTTCACGCCGGCGGCAAGTTCGGCGGTGGCGGGTACGCGGTTTCCGGTGGCCTTCACGGCGTCGGTATTTCGGTGGTGAACGCCCTCTCGGCCCGCGTTGACACGGAAATCCGGCGTCAGGGCCATGTTTGGCGCCAGTCCTTCGAGGATGGCGGAAAGCCGGTCGGCCAGCTCCAGAAGGGTGAAGAAACCGAGACTACCGGGACCACCCAGACCTTCTACCCGGACTCCACCATCTTCGAGTCGGTCGAGTTCGATTTCGAGACCCTCCGGGCGCGCTTCCAGCAGATGGCTTTCCTGAACAAGGGCCTTCGGATCAGCCTTGTGGATGAACGGGTCCCCGAGGTGGAAACCGAGGAGATTACGGACACCGCGCATGCAGAGGCGGAGAAGTCCGAGGAGAACAAACACCGGCACATCGAGTACCTGTATGAGAACGGCCTCCTGGACTACGTCAAGCACCTGAATTCGTCGAAGCGAGTCGATGTCATCCACGAGGACGTCATCGCGTTCGAGACCGAGGATGCGGACAAGTCGATCGCCGTCGAAATGGCCATGCAGTGGACCACCGCGTACTCGGAGAGCGTGCATACCTACGCCAACACCATCAACACCCATGAGGGCGGAACTCACGAAGAAGGTTTCCGCGCGGCGATGACATCCCTCATCAACCGCTACGCCCGCGAGAAGAACATCATCAAGGAGAAGGATGACAACCTGACCGGTGATGACATCCGTGAGGGACTCACCGCCGTCATCTCCGTGAAGCTGTCCGAGCCGCAGTTCGAAGGACAGACCAAAACCAAGCTGGGAAACTCCGAGGCAAAGGGGTTTGTCCAGCGTGTTGTCACGGATCAGCTCGGAGATTGGCTGGAACGCAATCCCGGGCCGGCACGCGATGTTATCCGGAAGTCGATCCAGGCCGCGCAGGCCCGCCTTGCCGCCCGTAAGGCACGCGAATCGACCCGCCGCAAGGGACTCCTCGAGTCCGGCGGAATGCCCGGAAAGCTGAAGGACTGCCAGTCCAAGGATCCGTCGAAGTCCGAGATCTACATTGTGGAGGGTGACTCCGCAGGTGGTTCCGCCGTACGCGGCCGGAACCCGGAAACGCAGGCCATCCTCCCCCTGCGCGGGAAGATCCTGAACGTGGAGCGGGCCCGGCTTGACCGAGCGCTAAGCAACAGCGAAGTACAGGCCATGATCACCGCCTTTGGTGCGGGAATCGGTGAGGACTTCGACGTCGAGAAGGCCCGCTATCACAAGATCGTACTGATGGCCGATGCAGACGTTGACGGCCAGCACATCACCACTCTTCTGCTGACCCTGCTGTTCCGGTACATGCGTCCCCTGATCGAACACGGCTACGTTTACCTGGCCCAGCCGCCGCTGTACCGCATCAAGTGGTCCAACGCTGCGCACTCCTACGTGTACAGCGACCGTGAGCGGGACGAGACCATCAAGATCGGCCTCGCGAACAACCAGCGGCTCCCGAAGGACAACGGAATCCAGCGGTACAAGGGTCTTGGCGAGATGGACTACACCGAGTTGTGGGAAACCACCATGGACCCGGATCACCGTACTCTTCTTCAGGTCACCATGGACGACGCCGCGGCCGCCGACCAGATTTTCTCGGTGCTCATGGGTGAAGACGTGGAATCCCGCCGCAACTTTATTCAGCAGAACGCTAAGGATGTACGTTTCCTCGACATCTGA
- the gyrA gene encoding DNA gyrase subunit A: MSDEETPETPGDETPVEGALLTDRVEQVDLQTEMQRSYLDYAMAVIVGRALPDVRDGLKPVHRRVLYAMFDGGYRPDRSFNKCARVVGEVMGQYHPHGDSAIYDALVRLIQDWTMRYPLALGQGNFGSPGNDGAAAPRYTETKMAPLAMEMVRDIDEETVDFQDNYDGKNQEPTILPSRFPNLLVNGSSGIAVGMATNIPPHNLREVADGVQWYLQNPQASKEELLEALIQRIKGPDFPTGAQILGHKGIEDAYRTGRGSVTMRAVVNVEEIQGRTCLVVTELPYQANPDNLAIKIADLVKDGKVSGIADLRDETSGRTGQRLVIVLKRDAVAKVVLNNLYKHTQLQDNFSANMLAIVDDVPRTLSLDAFIRHWVTHQLEVIVRRTQYRLRKAEEAAHILRGLLKALDALDEVIALIRRSSTVEDARNGLMGLLEIDEIQAQAILDMQLRRLAALERQKIQDQHAKLETEIAEYKRILASEEQQREIVSTELQEIVDKHGDDRRTEILMGYDGDMSMEDLIPEEEMVVTITRGGYVKRTRSDNYRQQARGGKGIRGAQLRGDDVVEHFFVTTTHHWLLFFTNLGRVYRAKAYELVEAARDAKGQHVANLLAFQPDETIAQVLDLRDYQQSPYLVLATKRGLVKKTRLEDYDTNRTAGVIAINLRDGDELVSAQLVSESDDMMLVSRKGQSLRFSATDEALRPMGRATSGVTGMKFRADDELLAANVVSDDSYVFIVTEGGFAKRTKVDEYRVQGRGGLGIKVAKLAEERGDLVGALIVQDEDEVLVVMGGGKVVRSAVAGVPAKGRDTMGVIFAKPDKADRIIAVARNTERGLTGTDAAVETAVVEAESAPDAVDEVPLTSAETAEPEAESTNNGGTE, encoded by the coding sequence ATGAGTGACGAAGAAACACCTGAAACTCCCGGCGATGAGACGCCCGTTGAGGGTGCTTTGTTGACTGACCGGGTTGAGCAGGTGGACCTGCAGACCGAGATGCAGCGCTCCTACCTGGATTACGCTATGGCCGTCATTGTTGGTCGGGCGCTGCCGGACGTCCGTGACGGGCTGAAGCCGGTGCACCGCCGCGTTCTGTACGCGATGTTCGACGGCGGCTACCGTCCGGACCGCTCCTTCAACAAGTGTGCGCGCGTGGTCGGCGAAGTCATGGGCCAGTACCACCCGCACGGTGACAGCGCTATCTATGATGCGCTGGTCCGCCTGATCCAGGATTGGACGATGCGGTACCCGCTGGCTCTTGGCCAGGGTAACTTTGGCTCGCCCGGTAACGACGGCGCCGCGGCACCCCGTTATACCGAGACCAAGATGGCGCCTCTCGCCATGGAAATGGTCCGGGACATCGATGAAGAGACCGTCGATTTCCAGGACAACTACGACGGCAAGAACCAGGAACCCACCATCCTGCCGTCCCGTTTCCCGAACCTGTTGGTCAACGGCTCCTCCGGCATTGCCGTGGGCATGGCAACCAACATCCCTCCGCACAATCTCCGTGAGGTTGCCGACGGTGTGCAGTGGTACCTGCAGAACCCGCAGGCCAGCAAGGAGGAACTGCTTGAGGCGCTGATTCAGCGCATCAAGGGCCCCGACTTCCCGACCGGCGCACAGATCCTCGGTCACAAGGGCATCGAAGATGCATACCGTACCGGCCGCGGCTCGGTCACCATGCGCGCCGTCGTCAATGTCGAGGAAATCCAGGGACGTACCTGCCTGGTGGTCACCGAGCTGCCGTATCAGGCTAACCCGGACAACCTCGCCATCAAGATCGCAGACCTGGTAAAGGACGGCAAGGTTTCCGGCATAGCCGACCTCCGCGACGAGACCTCGGGCCGCACCGGCCAGCGCCTGGTCATTGTTCTGAAGCGCGACGCCGTGGCGAAGGTGGTGCTCAACAACCTCTACAAGCACACGCAGCTTCAGGACAACTTCAGCGCCAACATGCTGGCCATCGTTGACGATGTACCGCGGACCCTCAGCCTCGATGCGTTCATCCGTCACTGGGTTACGCACCAGCTCGAAGTCATTGTCCGGCGAACCCAGTACCGCCTGCGCAAGGCCGAAGAAGCGGCACATATCCTGCGCGGGTTACTCAAGGCGCTGGATGCGCTGGACGAGGTCATCGCCCTGATTCGGCGGTCCTCCACCGTTGAGGATGCCCGCAACGGCCTGATGGGCCTGCTCGAGATTGACGAGATCCAGGCCCAGGCGATCCTCGACATGCAACTGCGCCGCCTGGCGGCCCTCGAACGGCAGAAGATCCAGGACCAGCACGCAAAGCTCGAGACCGAAATTGCCGAGTACAAGAGAATCCTTGCCTCGGAGGAACAGCAGCGGGAAATCGTCTCGACCGAACTCCAGGAAATCGTCGACAAGCACGGCGATGACCGGCGTACCGAGATTCTCATGGGCTACGACGGCGACATGAGCATGGAAGACCTCATTCCCGAAGAGGAAATGGTGGTGACCATCACCCGGGGCGGCTACGTGAAGCGCACCCGGAGCGATAACTACCGTCAGCAGGCACGCGGCGGCAAGGGCATCCGCGGGGCCCAGTTGCGTGGCGACGACGTCGTCGAGCACTTCTTTGTCACCACCACGCACCACTGGCTGCTGTTCTTCACGAACCTCGGCAGGGTCTACCGTGCAAAGGCGTATGAACTGGTCGAGGCTGCACGGGATGCCAAGGGCCAGCACGTGGCAAACCTGCTGGCGTTCCAGCCTGACGAAACAATCGCTCAGGTACTTGATCTGCGGGACTACCAGCAATCGCCGTACCTCGTGCTCGCCACGAAGCGCGGCCTGGTGAAGAAGACGCGCCTGGAGGATTACGACACCAACCGCACGGCCGGCGTCATCGCCATCAACCTCCGTGACGGCGACGAGCTGGTTTCAGCGCAGCTGGTTTCGGAGAGCGATGACATGATGCTCGTCTCGCGCAAGGGACAGTCCCTGCGCTTCAGTGCCACCGATGAGGCGTTACGCCCGATGGGCCGTGCAACCTCGGGCGTCACCGGCATGAAGTTCCGTGCGGATGACGAACTGCTCGCGGCAAACGTGGTCAGCGACGACTCCTATGTATTCATAGTCACGGAGGGCGGCTTCGCAAAGCGCACAAAGGTCGATGAGTACCGGGTACAGGGCCGCGGAGGCCTGGGCATCAAGGTGGCCAAGCTGGCTGAAGAGCGTGGAGACCTGGTTGGTGCGCTCATTGTGCAGGACGAGGATGAGGTCCTGGTTGTCATGGGCGGCGGAAAGGTTGTCCGTTCGGCCGTGGCCGGTGTTCCGGCGAAGGGCCGCGACACCATGGGCGTGATCTTCGCCAAGCCCGACAAAGCCGACCGCATCATCGCGGTTGCACGTAACACCGAGCGCGGCCTGACCGGAACTGACGCCGCTGTTGAAACGGCCGTGGTGGAAGCGGAATCTGCGCCGGACGCGGTCGATGAAGTACCGTTGACTTCAGCAGAAACGGCTGAGCCGGAGGCTGAGTCAACCAATAATGGAGGTACCGAGTGA
- a CDS encoding DUF3566 domain-containing protein: MSSTNSNPRATAGNSVRSSGSGPRVNAPARPTQRPASSSSARPGSRPGLVKPAPKAKARKARLLVSKVDPWSVLKMSFLLSVALGIVTVVAAIVIWTVLDLTGIFDRVNQLLGEIAGSEGAGFDLRQFASLGQVVSFATIIAVVNVVLLTALAMLSAVLYNISSTLVGGIGVTLTDD; this comes from the coding sequence GTGAGTTCGACAAACTCAAATCCGCGCGCGACAGCGGGTAATTCCGTGCGGTCGTCCGGCAGCGGACCTCGGGTGAACGCACCTGCGCGGCCGACTCAACGGCCGGCGTCGTCGTCATCGGCACGCCCGGGAAGCCGGCCGGGGCTCGTGAAGCCGGCCCCGAAGGCGAAGGCACGCAAGGCGCGCCTGCTCGTCAGCAAGGTGGACCCGTGGTCGGTGCTGAAGATGTCCTTCCTGCTCTCCGTTGCACTGGGCATCGTGACAGTTGTTGCGGCGATCGTCATCTGGACCGTTCTGGACCTCACTGGCATCTTTGACCGCGTGAACCAACTGCTCGGTGAGATTGCAGGTTCGGAAGGCGCCGGGTTCGATTTGCGGCAGTTTGCCTCCCTTGGCCAGGTGGTGTCTTTTGCCACAATCATCGCGGTCGTCAACGTTGTGCTGTTGACCGCGCTGGCCATGTTGTCCGCGGTGCTTTACAACATTTCGTCCACACTTGTGGGCGGAATTGGGGTAACACTTACGGACGACTAA
- a CDS encoding DLW-39 family protein, with protein MKKLLFAAAAVAGVFAYKRWQESEKDKEVWSKATDSVE; from the coding sequence GTGAAAAAGTTGCTGTTTGCAGCAGCCGCTGTCGCGGGAGTCTTCGCCTACAAACGGTGGCAGGAGTCCGAGAAGGACAAGGAAGTGTGGAGCAAGGCGACCGATTCGGTCGAATAA